One Borreliella chilensis DNA window includes the following coding sequences:
- a CDS encoding 30S ribosomal protein S3, translating to MGQKVHPYSLRVKINKDWKSKWYFDKKLYSTILHEDFLIRREIMKFLKGIKFDISDIEIIRNNPQKVTVVIATPRPGSVIGLKGSNLEKIGQLLTKKISKKISIKIKEIKRPELDAQIIANGIAKQVENRASYRKVLKSSLSTSMLKGAQGLKIKIAGRLGGAEIARSFEVKEGRIPLHTLRANIDYGFSEAQTTYGIIGVKVWLFKGEVLGKQTNSDAGQVINRKPFRERGESAKNFDKISNNKEKVNEKQTRVLNKKGGLSKDGEGILNKPNVPSSKGRADSN from the coding sequence ATGGGCCAAAAAGTACATCCATATAGCTTAAGGGTAAAAATTAATAAAGATTGGAAATCAAAATGGTATTTTGATAAAAAGTTGTATTCTACAATTCTTCATGAAGATTTTTTAATAAGACGTGAGATTATGAAGTTTCTCAAAGGGATTAAATTTGATATTTCTGATATAGAAATAATTAGAAATAATCCCCAAAAAGTAACAGTAGTAATTGCTACTCCAAGACCCGGTTCTGTTATAGGTCTAAAAGGTTCTAATCTTGAAAAAATTGGTCAATTGTTAACTAAAAAAATTTCTAAAAAAATTAGTATTAAAATCAAAGAAATTAAAAGACCGGAGCTTGATGCTCAGATTATTGCTAATGGAATTGCAAAGCAAGTAGAAAATAGAGCGTCTTATAGGAAAGTTTTAAAATCATCTCTTTCTACTTCTATGTTAAAAGGTGCTCAAGGGCTAAAGATTAAGATTGCCGGTAGACTTGGTGGAGCTGAGATTGCAAGAAGCTTTGAGGTTAAGGAGGGTAGGATTCCTTTGCATACTCTTAGAGCTAATATAGATTATGGTTTTTCTGAAGCTCAAACTACTTATGGTATTATTGGAGTCAAGGTTTGGTTGTTTAAAGGTGAAGTTTTAGGTAAACAAACTAATTCTGATGCTGGTCAGGTAATAAATAGGAAGCCTTTTAGGGAAAGAGGTGAGTCTGCTAAAAATTTTGATAAAATTTCAAATAATAAAGAGAAGGTTAATGAAAAGCAAACCAGAGTTTTAAATAAAAAAGGTGGGTTGTCTAAAGATGGAGAAGGCATTTTAAATAAACCCAATGTGCCTTCTTCTAAAGGAAGAGCCGATTCTAATTAG
- a CDS encoding 50S ribosomal protein L16: MLSPKKVKYRKKQRGRLSGEAQKGNKVSFGEYGLVSLETNFITARQIEAARIAMTRKIKRGGRVWIRIFPDIPYTKKPAETRMGKGKGGVDHWNAPVKLGTVMFEMAGVAKELAQEAMSLASSKLPVKTMFIVRRDLR; encoded by the coding sequence ATGTTAAGTCCAAAAAAGGTTAAATATAGAAAAAAGCAAAGAGGAAGATTGTCCGGAGAGGCTCAAAAGGGCAATAAGGTTTCTTTCGGTGAATATGGTCTTGTTTCTTTGGAAACAAATTTTATTACCGCTCGTCAAATTGAAGCTGCTCGTATTGCAATGACTCGTAAAATAAAAAGAGGTGGTAGGGTTTGGATAAGAATATTTCCTGATATTCCTTATACTAAAAAACCAGCTGAAACTAGAATGGGCAAGGGCAAAGGGGGGGTTGATCATTGGAACGCTCCTGTTAAGCTTGGCACTGTTATGTTTGAGATGGCTGGAGTTGCAAAAGAGCTTGCTCAAGAGGCTATGTCACTTGCAAGTTCTAAGCTTCCGGTGAAAACTATGTTTATTGTAAGGCGAGATTTGAGGTAG
- a CDS encoding 50S ribosomal protein L29 translates to MLKNFKNFTLEDMKAKRLELKKEYLDLRFKAVVGHVENPLKKREIRRDIARLNTMICEYELGIRKV, encoded by the coding sequence ATGTTGAAAAATTTTAAGAATTTTACTCTTGAGGATATGAAGGCTAAACGGCTAGAATTAAAGAAAGAGTATTTAGATTTAAGATTTAAAGCTGTTGTTGGTCATGTTGAAAATCCTTTAAAAAAAAGAGAGATTCGACGTGATATTGCAAGACTTAATACAATGATTTGTGAATATGAATTGGGTATTAGAAAGGTTTAA
- a CDS encoding 30S ribosomal protein S17 encodes MARENKKELIGKVVSDKMSKTIVVEIVQRKMHPIYHKYLKVSKKVKAHDEKEISKIGDKVKIIEVRPISKDKRWSLVEVLEKLK; translated from the coding sequence ATGGCAAGAGAAAATAAAAAAGAATTAATTGGTAAAGTTGTTAGCGATAAGATGTCTAAGACTATAGTAGTAGAAATTGTTCAAAGAAAGATGCATCCAATTTACCATAAGTATTTAAAAGTCAGCAAAAAAGTTAAAGCACATGATGAAAAGGAAATTTCAAAGATTGGTGATAAGGTTAAAATTATTGAGGTTCGTCCTATTAGTAAAGATAAAAGATGGTCTCTTGTTGAAGTTTTAGAGAAATTAAAATAG
- a CDS encoding 50S ribosomal protein L14, whose protein sequence is MIQMQTYLTVADNTGGKVAQCIKVLGGSKRRYAKIGDVITIVVKQAIPNSSVKKGDVCKAVIVRTSKEVRRKNGTYVRFDDNACVILDANLSPRGKRVFGPVARELRDANFMKVVSLASEVI, encoded by the coding sequence ATGATTCAGATGCAAACTTATTTAACAGTTGCAGATAATACTGGTGGCAAGGTGGCTCAATGTATTAAAGTTCTTGGTGGCAGTAAAAGGCGTTATGCTAAAATTGGAGACGTAATAACTATTGTAGTAAAACAAGCAATTCCTAATTCTTCTGTTAAAAAAGGAGATGTTTGTAAAGCTGTAATTGTTAGGACTTCTAAAGAAGTAAGACGTAAGAATGGAACTTATGTTAGATTTGATGATAATGCTTGTGTGATACTTGATGCTAATTTAAGTCCTAGAGGCAAAAGGGTGTTTGGACCTGTTGCAAGAGAACTCAGAGATGCTAATTTTATGAAGGTAGTATCATTGGCTTCAGAGGTGATATAG
- a CDS encoding 50S ribosomal protein L24, whose product MKTKLKIGDSVKILSGKDKGRIGKIASINRKKNKVIVESCNMVKKVIKARTPQEKGRIIDREAAIDISNVMIFTKGTSSRLGIRFENNEKIRYLKKNGQRV is encoded by the coding sequence GTGAAAACAAAGTTGAAGATAGGTGATAGCGTAAAGATTCTTTCTGGGAAAGATAAGGGAAGAATAGGCAAGATTGCTAGTATAAATAGAAAAAAAAATAAAGTTATTGTTGAATCTTGTAATATGGTAAAAAAAGTCATCAAGGCTAGGACGCCCCAAGAAAAAGGTAGAATAATTGATAGGGAGGCCGCTATAGACATTTCAAATGTGATGATATTTACCAAAGGAACTTCTTCAAGATTAGGTATTAGGTTTGAAAATAATGAAAAAATAAGGTATCTTAAGAAAAATGGTCAGAGGGTATAG
- a CDS encoding 50S ribosomal protein L5 gives MNYVPELKKYYKNSVVKELVKEFEYKSIMQVPKLEKIVISVGVGEAVRNKKFLDSAVLELTQITGQKAVKTKAKKAIAGFKIRQGQEIGAKVTLRGNVMYEFLYKLIHLALPRVKDFRGINGDAFDGNGNYSLGITEQIIFSEIDYDKIERISGLNVTIVTTAPNDKEGKALLLKFGMPFSN, from the coding sequence ATGAATTATGTTCCTGAATTGAAGAAGTATTATAAAAATAGTGTTGTAAAAGAACTTGTTAAGGAATTTGAATATAAATCTATAATGCAAGTTCCCAAACTTGAAAAAATAGTAATTTCTGTAGGTGTTGGTGAGGCTGTTAGGAATAAAAAGTTTTTAGACTCTGCGGTTTTAGAGCTTACTCAGATCACTGGTCAGAAAGCTGTAAAAACAAAAGCCAAAAAAGCAATTGCTGGGTTTAAGATTAGACAAGGGCAAGAAATAGGTGCTAAAGTTACGCTTAGGGGCAATGTAATGTATGAGTTTTTGTATAAGCTTATTCATTTAGCATTGCCAAGGGTTAAGGATTTTAGAGGAATCAATGGAGATGCTTTTGATGGTAATGGAAATTATTCTCTTGGAATAACGGAGCAAATAATATTTTCTGAAATAGACTATGATAAAATAGAGAGAATATCTGGTTTGAATGTTACAATTGTGACAACAGCTCCAAATGATAAAGAAGGCAAAGCTTTGCTTTTGAAATTTGGAATGCCGTTTAGTAATTAA
- a CDS encoding 30S ribosomal protein S8, whose translation MAITHSVGDMLTKLRNASRVKHGSVDLKMSNMNKSILNILKEEGYIKDFSFLEKDGIAFIKVLLKYDSKRNPVINKIDAISTPGRKIYSSYKKMPRIKNGYGILIVSSSQGVITGKKAKDNKIGGELICSVW comes from the coding sequence ATGGCGATTACTCATTCGGTAGGAGATATGCTAACTAAATTGAGGAATGCAAGTAGAGTTAAGCATGGGTCTGTAGATTTAAAAATGTCTAATATGAATAAGTCAATATTAAACATTCTTAAAGAAGAGGGTTATATCAAGGATTTTAGTTTTTTAGAAAAAGACGGAATTGCTTTTATTAAGGTTTTGTTAAAATATGACAGCAAAAGAAATCCTGTTATAAATAAAATAGATGCCATTTCTACTCCTGGTAGAAAAATTTATTCTTCATATAAGAAGATGCCAAGAATAAAGAATGGATATGGGATATTAATAGTATCTTCTTCTCAAGGTGTTATTACTGGCAAAAAAGCTAAAGATAATAAAATAGGTGGTGAATTGATTTGTTCAGTTTGGTAG
- a CDS encoding 50S ribosomal protein L6, whose product MSRIGRLPIKIPDTVKIDVKDNLVTVEGARGKLVQNIKDSVNVKVENGSVIIDRVFNDKKAKAYHGLYRSLIFNMVKGVTEGFSKSLTINGIGYRAEQQGNSLFLNLGYSTQFEYVIPDGINIKLDGNTKISVEGIDKSKVGQVAAEIRSLKKPEPYKGKGIKYDTEVIRRKVGKSGVKK is encoded by the coding sequence ATGTCGCGTATTGGAAGACTTCCTATAAAGATTCCAGATACTGTTAAGATTGATGTTAAAGACAATTTGGTAACAGTTGAAGGGGCTAGAGGAAAGTTAGTTCAAAATATAAAAGATAGTGTTAATGTTAAAGTTGAAAATGGTAGCGTTATTATTGATCGAGTTTTTAATGATAAAAAAGCAAAAGCTTATCATGGTCTTTACAGAAGCTTAATTTTTAACATGGTAAAAGGAGTAACTGAAGGATTTTCCAAATCTCTTACTATAAATGGTATAGGCTATAGGGCAGAACAACAAGGCAATAGTCTTTTTTTAAACCTTGGTTATTCGACTCAGTTTGAATATGTTATTCCGGATGGTATTAATATAAAGCTTGATGGTAATACTAAAATTTCTGTTGAAGGCATAGACAAGTCTAAGGTTGGCCAAGTTGCTGCTGAGATTAGAAGTTTAAAAAAACCAGAACCATATAAGGGTAAGGGTATCAAGTATGATACTGAAGTTATTAGGAGAAAAGTTGGGAAATCTGGTGTAAAAAAATAA
- a CDS encoding 50S ribosomal protein L18, which produces MKKIKEAEQRRFRRKKRIKDKIGRGISSRPRITIFKSNRYFYAQVIDDSKGHTVVSVSTIEKSLNLSKNIDDVKKLGEVLAKRLKEKNINNLIFDRNGYKYHGLIASFATSLREFGINI; this is translated from the coding sequence ATGAAAAAAATAAAAGAAGCGGAACAGAGAAGATTTAGGCGTAAAAAAAGGATAAAGGATAAAATAGGGCGTGGGATATCAAGCAGACCAAGAATTACTATATTTAAATCTAACAGATATTTTTATGCCCAAGTTATAGATGATAGCAAGGGGCATACTGTTGTAAGTGTTTCTACTATTGAAAAAAGTCTTAATTTAAGCAAAAATATTGATGATGTAAAAAAACTTGGAGAAGTTCTTGCTAAAAGGCTTAAGGAAAAAAATATAAATAATCTTATTTTTGATAGAAATGGTTATAAGTATCATGGACTTATTGCAAGTTTTGCAACTTCTTTGAGAGAGTTTGGTATTAATATTTAA
- a CDS encoding 30S ribosomal protein S5, translating to MADVQVQRKQIEKLISLNRVTKVVKGGRRFSFAAFMVVGDGEGYVGWGFGKANDASDAIKKSLTSARKNLRFVPIRKGTLPHEVIGDFKKAKVLIKPATHGTGVIAGGPVRSVMEALGVHDILSKSLGSNNSMNVVKATFKAFDLVLDAEKVAEMRGKTLKTLWG from the coding sequence ATGGCAGATGTTCAAGTTCAGAGAAAGCAAATAGAAAAATTAATATCACTCAATAGAGTTACTAAGGTTGTTAAGGGAGGAAGAAGATTCTCTTTTGCTGCTTTCATGGTTGTTGGAGATGGAGAAGGCTATGTTGGTTGGGGCTTTGGCAAAGCCAATGATGCTAGTGATGCGATAAAAAAAAGTTTAACAAGTGCTAGAAAAAATTTAAGGTTTGTTCCTATCCGAAAAGGGACATTGCCACATGAGGTTATTGGAGACTTTAAGAAAGCTAAGGTTTTAATCAAGCCAGCTACTCATGGTACTGGTGTTATTGCTGGAGGTCCTGTTCGCTCTGTCATGGAGGCTTTAGGAGTGCATGATATTTTAAGCAAATCTCTTGGTTCTAATAATTCTATGAATGTAGTAAAGGCAACTTTTAAAGCATTCGATTTAGTTTTAGATGCTGAGAAAGTAGCAGAGATGCGGGGAAAAACTTTGAAAACTTTATGGGGTTAA
- a CDS encoding 50S ribosomal protein L30, with the protein MIKRKLRLQLKKARFNASRSRSKNKCFIKRIEKNREIISKNDINVQIILVRSLIGKLKKKVKVLKALGLNKIGDKKVHFLNKSIKGMLNETINMILLSEVSNV; encoded by the coding sequence ATGATTAAAAGGAAATTAAGATTACAGTTAAAGAAAGCTAGATTTAATGCTTCAAGGTCTAGATCTAAGAATAAATGTTTTATTAAAAGAATCGAAAAGAATAGGGAAATTATTTCTAAAAACGATATCAATGTACAAATTATTCTTGTAAGAAGTCTTATTGGGAAATTAAAGAAAAAGGTTAAAGTTTTAAAAGCATTAGGTTTAAATAAAATAGGCGATAAAAAGGTGCATTTTTTAAATAAATCTATTAAAGGTATGCTTAACGAAACTATTAATATGATTTTATTAAGTGAGGTAAGTAATGTTTAA
- a CDS encoding 50S ribosomal protein L15, protein MFNLLKPKGASKRRKIIGRGPGSGLGKTSGRGQKGQRARNTSPRLGFEGGQTPLYRRLPRRGFSNNDYKLEYAIVNLGDIDKKFKDGQVVNYDTLLENKLIRKKNKRIKILSNGKFTKKIPFEVSKISKSAESLVTKIGCTIKLV, encoded by the coding sequence ATGTTTAACCTATTAAAACCTAAGGGAGCTAGTAAGCGACGTAAAATTATTGGAAGAGGTCCAGGTTCAGGACTTGGTAAAACTTCTGGAAGAGGCCAAAAGGGGCAAAGAGCAAGAAATACTTCACCAAGACTTGGATTTGAAGGTGGGCAAACTCCTCTTTATAGAAGATTGCCAAGGAGAGGATTTTCTAATAATGATTATAAATTGGAATATGCAATTGTTAATCTTGGAGATATAGATAAAAAGTTTAAAGATGGACAAGTGGTAAATTATGATACTTTGCTTGAAAATAAACTTATAAGAAAAAAAAATAAAAGAATTAAGATTTTGTCTAATGGCAAGTTTACAAAAAAAATTCCTTTTGAGGTTTCTAAAATTTCTAAATCGGCCGAAAGTCTTGTAACAAAAATTGGTTGTACTATTAAATTAGTTTAA